One genomic window of Geodermatophilus sp. DSM 44513 includes the following:
- the steA gene encoding putative cytokinetic ring protein SteA yields MRIGSLRRGRAPEAAPGVAGTVRVDRRTKDLTKRLRPGDVAVIDHVDIDRVSADSLVACGAAAVVNAAPSTSGRYPNLGPEILVAAGIPLVDGVGKEVLSAVREGTTVRVDGNRLLAEDGTVLAEGTEQTPESVAGAMAEARAGLSVQLEAFATNTMEYMRRERALLLDGVGVPDVATRIEGRHVLVVVRGYDYKEDLQALRSYIRDYRPVLIGVDGGADALVEAGYRPDMIVGDMDSVSDDVLRCGAEVVVHAYADGRAPGLARVQDLGVAAITFPAAATSEDIAMLLADEKGATLIVAVGTHATLVEFLDKGRGGMASTFLTRLRLGGKLVDAKGVSRLYRSRISTLTLVVLVLAAFVAIGSALAVSAAGRVYLDLLVDQWSSFVFWLENLFS; encoded by the coding sequence ATGCGCATCGGCTCCCTCCGCCGCGGCCGGGCGCCCGAGGCGGCCCCCGGCGTGGCCGGCACGGTGCGCGTGGACCGCCGCACCAAGGACCTCACCAAGCGGCTGCGCCCCGGCGACGTCGCGGTCATCGACCACGTCGACATCGACCGGGTCAGCGCCGACTCCCTGGTCGCCTGCGGCGCGGCCGCGGTGGTCAACGCCGCGCCCAGCACGTCGGGCCGCTACCCCAACCTGGGCCCGGAGATCCTGGTGGCCGCCGGCATCCCGCTGGTCGACGGTGTCGGCAAGGAGGTGCTGTCGGCGGTCCGGGAGGGGACGACGGTCCGCGTCGACGGCAACCGGCTGCTGGCCGAGGACGGCACCGTGCTCGCCGAGGGCACCGAGCAGACCCCGGAGTCCGTCGCCGGGGCGATGGCCGAGGCGCGGGCGGGGCTGTCGGTGCAGCTGGAGGCCTTCGCCACCAACACGATGGAGTACATGCGGCGGGAGCGGGCGCTGCTGCTCGACGGCGTCGGCGTCCCGGACGTGGCCACCCGGATCGAGGGCCGGCACGTGCTGGTCGTCGTCCGCGGCTACGACTACAAGGAGGACCTGCAGGCGCTGCGCTCCTACATCCGGGACTACCGCCCGGTGCTCATCGGCGTCGACGGCGGCGCCGACGCGCTCGTCGAGGCCGGCTACCGCCCGGACATGATCGTCGGGGACATGGACTCGGTGAGCGACGACGTGCTGCGCTGCGGCGCCGAGGTCGTCGTGCACGCCTACGCCGACGGGCGCGCCCCGGGCCTGGCCCGCGTGCAGGACCTCGGGGTCGCGGCGATCACCTTCCCCGCCGCGGCCACCAGCGAGGACATCGCGATGCTGCTCGCCGACGAGAAGGGCGCCACGCTCATCGTCGCCGTCGGCACCCACGCCACCCTGGTGGAGTTCCTGGACAAGGGCCGCGGCGGGATGGCGTCCACCTTCCTCACCCGGCTGCGCCTGGGCGGCAAGCTCGTCGACGCCAAGGGCGTGAGCCGGCTCTACCGCAGCCGCATCTCCACACTGACGCTGGTCGTCCTGGTGCTGGCCGCCTTCGTGGCCATCGGCTCGGCGCTGGCGGTGTCCGCGGCCGGCCGCGTCTACCTCGACCTGCTGGTCGACCAGTGGAGCAGCTTCGTGTTCTGGTTGGAGAACCTCTTCTCGTGA